The Alkalibacter saccharofermentans DSM 14828 genome has a window encoding:
- the modB gene encoding molybdate ABC transporter permease subunit, with translation MDYAPLFISLKTAMTATVITFIFGIFAAWFMCRYDGKLKSLIDSVFLLPMVLPPTVVGFILLIAIGRNSPVGKFLSLFDLNLIFTWPALVLAASVVAFPLMYKTSKAAFEQIDRDILDVARTLGAGEFKIFIKLMIPNALPGILAGAVLSFARALGEFGATLMVGGSIPGRTLTVPVAIFFASESGNTKEALIWVAVIFSISLFIMTLINNNEGKSMGNYDKRKELAEDEP, from the coding sequence ATGGATTATGCGCCTTTGTTCATATCCCTTAAAACAGCGATGACTGCAACTGTAATTACATTTATTTTCGGCATTTTTGCAGCATGGTTCATGTGCAGATACGACGGAAAGCTCAAATCCCTTATCGACAGCGTATTTCTGCTTCCAATGGTCTTGCCTCCAACAGTAGTAGGCTTCATTCTTCTTATTGCCATAGGAAGAAATTCACCAGTGGGAAAATTTTTAAGCTTATTTGATCTAAACCTCATATTTACTTGGCCTGCACTGGTTTTGGCTGCGTCCGTAGTGGCATTTCCACTGATGTACAAGACCTCGAAGGCTGCCTTTGAGCAGATTGACAGAGACATTCTGGATGTGGCAAGAACCCTCGGTGCGGGTGAATTTAAGATATTTATTAAGTTGATGATACCTAATGCACTGCCTGGCATTCTGGCAGGTGCAGTGCTTTCCTTTGCCAGGGCTCTAGGCGAGTTCGGCGCAACTTTGATGGTAGGGGGAAGCATCCCCGGTAGAACATTGACAGTACCCGTTGCCATTTTTTTCGCATCAGAAAGCGGCAATACCAAGGAGGCATTGATATGGGTGGCGGTGATTTTCTCCATATCTCTTTTCATCATGACGTTGATAAACAACAATGAAGGAAAATCAATGGGGAATTACGACAAAAGGAAGGAGTTGGCCGAAGATGAGCCTTAG
- a CDS encoding ferredoxin-thioredoxin reductase catalytic domain-containing protein — MDSKRLHEYLDTLQKDAEQSGYFLNPDQEFLEDLGIGLLTNIDRYGYQACPCRLSEGDMKKDLDIICPCDYRDDDLDEYGACYCALYVNKEIVEGKKEAEPIPDRRKAEKAKKEKTGKVLNPLSSSKYPVWRCKVCGYLCARNNPPQICPICKAQKERFERFE, encoded by the coding sequence ATGGATAGCAAGAGATTACATGAGTATTTGGATACTTTACAGAAAGATGCTGAACAATCAGGCTATTTCCTTAATCCAGATCAAGAATTTCTAGAGGATTTGGGTATAGGACTCCTTACCAACATAGATAGATATGGTTATCAGGCATGTCCCTGCAGGTTGAGCGAAGGAGATATGAAAAAGGATTTAGATATCATCTGTCCATGCGACTACAGGGACGACGACCTGGATGAATATGGAGCATGTTACTGCGCGCTGTATGTCAACAAAGAAATTGTAGAGGGTAAAAAGGAAGCCGAGCCCATACCGGATAGAAGAAAAGCGGAAAAGGCAAAAAAAGAAAAGACAGGGAAAGTCTTAAATCCCCTGTCATCATCAAAGTATCCGGTGTGGAGGTGCAAGGTCTGCGGGTACCTTTGTGCTCGCAACAACCCTCCCCAGATCTGCCCTATATGCAAAGCACAAAAAGAGCGGTTTGAAAGATTTGAATAA
- a CDS encoding cytochrome b5 domain-containing protein, with the protein MKKSNKTLLLIMILLLAFSLVVVGCSRGSDNDNGDDEMIYLTLEELAEYDGQDGNPAYVAVEGKIYDVTNSSLWDGGVHNSHQAGQDLTQEILNDSPHGTSVLDRVPMIGEIVE; encoded by the coding sequence ATGAAAAAGTCCAATAAAACACTATTGTTGATTATGATTCTTCTTTTAGCATTTTCACTGGTTGTTGTAGGATGCTCTAGAGGAAGCGATAATGACAACGGCGATGATGAGATGATATACCTTACTCTGGAGGAACTGGCTGAATATGATGGACAAGATGGCAATCCCGCTTATGTAGCGGTGGAAGGAAAGATTTACGATGTAACAAATTCTTCATTGTGGGACGGGGGAGTTCATAATTCACACCAGGCAGGGCAAGACCTTACACAGGAAATCCTAAACGACTCACCACATGGGACTTCAGTGCTTGATAGAGTTCCCATGATTGGCGAGATAGTCGAGTAG
- a CDS encoding cyclase family protein → MKIYDVSMTIDKQMQVYKNKDEKRPLIETTRDFDTSTAMESRISMDMHTGTHLDMPLHFVEGGKTLDDLDLNRVFTKCRVLDFSDIDDKITVKDLEKKDFGDNRFIILKTKNSYTEEFDFKFVYLAEDGAKFLEKKKIEGVGIDALGIERDQPNYGTHKTLLGAGILIIEGLRLKDITEGDYILAALPLKIKGVEAAPLRAVLIDEI, encoded by the coding sequence ATGAAGATTTATGATGTGTCCATGACTATAGATAAGCAGATGCAGGTATATAAAAACAAAGATGAAAAGCGTCCCTTGATCGAGACCACTCGTGATTTTGATACTTCCACGGCAATGGAATCTAGAATTTCCATGGATATGCACACCGGAACCCATCTGGATATGCCTCTCCACTTTGTTGAAGGCGGCAAGACATTGGATGATTTGGATTTAAACCGAGTTTTTACAAAGTGCAGAGTCTTGGATTTTAGCGACATTGATGATAAAATTACTGTTAAGGATCTTGAAAAAAAAGACTTTGGGGACAACAGATTTATTATATTGAAGACTAAGAATTCATATACGGAAGAATTTGATTTCAAATTCGTGTACCTTGCAGAAGATGGAGCAAAGTTTTTAGAAAAAAAGAAGATTGAAGGCGTAGGTATCGATGCATTGGGAATCGAGAGAGATCAACCTAATTACGGCACTCACAAGACCCTGCTTGGCGCAGGAATTTTAATAATTGAGGGCTTAAGACTTAAGGATATCACTGAAGGAGATTATATTCTCGCAGCTCTACCCCTTAAGATCAAAGGAGTTGAAGCTGCCCCTTTAAGGGCTGTATTGATTGATGAAATTTAA
- a CDS encoding glutaredoxin family protein gives MANRIHVDGTDKGDILLYALSTCVWCKRTKKLLDTLGIAYDYIDMDNEDKEERARLEEIVEKHNPAVSYPTITIGEDECIIGYKPTEIKRRFE, from the coding sequence ATGGCAAACAGAATACATGTAGATGGAACAGATAAAGGGGATATATTGCTCTACGCTTTAAGCACCTGTGTTTGGTGTAAAAGGACAAAGAAGCTTTTAGATACACTGGGCATAGCCTACGATTACATAGATATGGACAATGAGGACAAAGAAGAAAGAGCCAGGCTGGAAGAAATCGTGGAAAAGCACAACCCGGCGGTGAGCTACCCTACTATAACTATAGGCGAGGATGAATGCATAATAGGCTACAAACCAACTGAAATAAAAAGGAGATTCGAATAA
- a CDS encoding DNA topoisomerase III: MSKKIVLAEKPSVGRDIAKVLKCDKKENGYFEGKTHIVTWAMGHLVELASPEHYDKEYGVWNLSHLPIIPKKMDIQVIKKTSKQFGTVKKLLFRKDVDEIIIATDAGREGELVARWIIEKSGITKPIKRLWISSVTDKAIRDGFASLKDGKLYVNLYKSALARAESDWIVGINATRALTTKYNAQLSCGRVQTPTLNLISLRDEEIKSFKARDYWEIILQAGGNTYKWVDRTTASGRIFDKDLKDRLMDKLKNGETGKVIEVDTKEKSSPPPLLYDLTELQREANKRFGYSAKETLSIVQRLYENHKILTYPRTDSKHITSDMVPTLKERLQAINFGEYAPAVKMLTTGSLNPGRHVVNDSKVTDHHAIIPTEEKVKRGNLSDSEEKIFDLVARRFISSLLPAYRYNQTKVVVECNGEIFTVSGSVTLSKGWKSVSGTDEEENTLKFKNLRVGDIINISQIAPKADKTKPPKLFTEGTLLSAMENPSKYMVKKDKKLARLLEDTGGLGTVATRGDIIEKLFSKFYVEKDGQYLRPTQKGLQLLKLVPDDLKEPDLTALWEAKLEKIKEGKLNIDEFLSEIKDYSQRIINEIKRDETRYVHTNRTGDKCPDCGNYMLKEKDRNGTVLICSDPECGKRIRVAKTTNARCPQCKKKMTLTGQGDGQTFICKCGYREKMSAFNKRKSQEKSGVSKRDVQKYLKGQDDSEAFNSPFAEALKDLKLK, from the coding sequence ATGAGTAAAAAAATTGTATTGGCAGAGAAGCCTTCAGTAGGCAGAGATATTGCCAAAGTACTAAAATGCGATAAAAAGGAAAACGGATATTTTGAAGGAAAGACCCACATAGTCACCTGGGCTATGGGCCATTTGGTGGAGCTTGCCTCTCCTGAGCATTACGACAAGGAATACGGAGTCTGGAATCTAAGCCATTTGCCGATCATACCTAAAAAGATGGATATCCAGGTCATAAAAAAGACTTCGAAACAGTTTGGCACCGTCAAGAAGCTCCTATTTAGAAAAGACGTAGATGAAATAATAATAGCAACGGATGCGGGGAGAGAAGGCGAGCTTGTTGCAAGGTGGATCATCGAAAAATCCGGGATCACCAAGCCAATAAAGAGGCTTTGGATTTCATCAGTGACTGACAAGGCGATAAGAGACGGCTTTGCATCATTGAAAGATGGAAAATTATACGTAAACCTCTATAAGAGTGCTTTGGCAAGGGCTGAGTCGGATTGGATCGTTGGAATTAACGCTACCAGAGCTCTAACCACAAAGTATAATGCCCAGCTATCCTGCGGCAGGGTTCAAACTCCTACGCTGAATCTCATATCCCTTCGGGATGAAGAGATAAAAAGCTTTAAAGCCAGGGACTATTGGGAAATAATATTACAGGCGGGAGGCAACACCTACAAATGGGTGGACAGAACAACCGCCTCGGGGAGGATTTTTGACAAGGATTTAAAAGACAGACTGATGGATAAGCTGAAAAACGGCGAGACTGGAAAGGTAATCGAAGTAGATACAAAGGAAAAGAGCTCTCCACCTCCCCTGCTATACGATTTGACGGAACTGCAAAGGGAGGCTAATAAGAGATTTGGCTACTCCGCAAAAGAAACCTTGTCAATAGTACAGCGTTTATATGAAAATCATAAGATATTAACATATCCCCGTACGGATTCTAAGCATATCACATCGGATATGGTGCCTACATTAAAAGAAAGGCTTCAAGCAATCAATTTTGGAGAGTATGCTCCGGCAGTTAAGATGCTTACAACCGGCAGTTTGAATCCGGGAAGGCACGTGGTAAACGACAGTAAGGTAACAGATCACCACGCAATAATACCTACTGAAGAAAAAGTGAAAAGAGGAAACTTATCAGACTCCGAGGAGAAAATATTTGATCTGGTGGCAAGGAGGTTTATCTCTTCCCTTTTGCCGGCATACAGGTACAATCAAACCAAGGTGGTCGTCGAATGCAATGGTGAAATCTTTACAGTATCAGGATCAGTTACCCTATCCAAGGGCTGGAAATCTGTTTCAGGTACGGATGAAGAAGAAAACACGCTGAAATTTAAAAATCTAAGGGTTGGAGACATAATCAATATTTCACAAATTGCTCCTAAGGCGGATAAAACAAAGCCCCCGAAGCTGTTTACTGAAGGGACATTGCTATCAGCCATGGAAAACCCTTCGAAATACATGGTTAAAAAGGACAAAAAGCTTGCCAGACTTTTGGAGGACACAGGAGGCTTGGGAACTGTAGCCACTCGGGGAGACATAATCGAGAAGCTGTTTTCAAAATTCTATGTAGAAAAAGACGGACAGTATCTAAGGCCTACTCAAAAGGGGCTTCAGCTATTAAAGCTGGTGCCTGATGATTTGAAAGAACCGGACCTTACTGCATTGTGGGAAGCAAAGCTTGAAAAGATTAAGGAAGGCAAACTTAATATAGATGAATTCTTATCCGAAATAAAAGATTACAGCCAAAGGATCATAAATGAAATAAAAAGAGATGAGACCAGATATGTGCATACGAACAGGACTGGCGATAAATGCCCGGATTGCGGCAATTACATGCTCAAGGAAAAAGACAGAAACGGCACGGTTTTAATATGCTCTGATCCTGAGTGCGGAAAGCGGATAAGGGTAGCCAAAACCACCAACGCCAGATGCCCTCAATGCAAAAAGAAAATGACATTGACCGGTCAGGGTGATGGGCAAACCTTTATATGCAAATGTGGCTATCGGGAAAAGATGAGCGCCTTCAATAAAAGAAAGTCTCAGGAGAAAAGCGGCGTATCTAAACGGGATGTACAAAAATACCTTAAAGGCCAAGATGACAGCGAAGCATTCAATTCTCCTTTTGCCGAGGCACTGAAGGATTTGAAATTGAAATAG
- the gnd gene encoding phosphogluconate dehydrogenase (NAD(+)-dependent, decarboxylating) encodes MKIGLIGLGKMGYPLALNLRDNGYEVVAYNRSPEKTENIINEGVEGAFSLSELAEKLEDKKIFWMMLPAGDPIDDMIEQLIPYVSKGDILIDGGNSHFEDTKIRHSYLKEKGISYIDIGTSGGVEGARNGACMMVGGDFETVSALEKAFTDICVTDGYAYVGASGSGHYVKMVHNGIEYGMMQAIGEGFEVLSESEYDIDFAKVAKLWQNGSVIRGWLMELTEQVFLDHKENLEDIEGIINASGEGLWTVEEALRLGVPVPVIASSLFTRYRSQQKDTFSGKLLAGLRFQFGGHAMKTKDD; translated from the coding sequence ATGAAAATAGGATTGATTGGTTTGGGAAAGATGGGCTACCCTCTGGCGCTGAATCTTAGAGACAATGGATACGAAGTCGTAGCATACAATAGAAGTCCTGAAAAAACCGAAAATATAATTAACGAAGGCGTGGAAGGGGCGTTTTCTTTGAGCGAGCTTGCAGAAAAGCTGGAGGATAAAAAGATTTTCTGGATGATGCTTCCTGCGGGAGATCCCATTGATGACATGATAGAGCAGCTGATTCCCTATGTCTCTAAAGGTGATATTTTGATTGACGGAGGAAACAGCCATTTTGAAGATACAAAAATAAGGCATTCATATTTAAAGGAAAAAGGCATAAGCTATATAGATATCGGAACCAGCGGCGGCGTCGAGGGTGCAAGGAATGGAGCCTGCATGATGGTTGGTGGTGATTTTGAGACTGTATCAGCTTTGGAAAAAGCTTTTACAGATATATGCGTAACTGATGGCTACGCATATGTCGGAGCTTCCGGCTCTGGGCATTATGTAAAAATGGTACATAACGGCATAGAATACGGCATGATGCAGGCTATCGGCGAAGGCTTTGAGGTTCTGTCGGAAAGCGAATACGATATCGACTTTGCAAAGGTGGCAAAATTATGGCAAAATGGATCCGTCATTAGAGGATGGCTGATGGAACTGACAGAGCAGGTTTTTTTAGATCACAAGGAAAATCTTGAAGATATAGAGGGCATAATCAACGCCTCGGGAGAAGGGCTCTGGACAGTAGAGGAAGCACTCAGGCTAGGGGTGCCGGTTCCCGTTATAGCCTCTTCCCTTTTTACAAGATACAGAAGTCAGCAAAAAGACACTTTTTCTGGAAAGCTTCTTGCCGGTCTCAGGTTTCAGTTCGGTGGGCATGCGATGAAAACTAAAGATGATTGA
- the zwf gene encoding glucose-6-phosphate dehydrogenase: protein MNTNSCTMIIFGATGDLTLRKLIPAIHQLKWGGYLPEDFNLVAIGRKPKDDAEYRENLLDGMKTLTNILVEQSTWDYISERIHYFKMDFSEDGEYERLHAYLEKNKKENNFSSNYLFYLAVAPDKFGFIVKNLKEKNISSENGNWSRLVIEKPFGENLQTAYDLNDEIAKAFNEENIYRIDHYLAKEMIQNITMLRFQNTIFEPLWRNTYIDNIQISVLEKDGVGSRGGYYDQTGALRDMVQNHLLQTLAITAMEPPASLGADDMRDSKVKLMSELVLFDPGKSKTDVIFGQYEGYHNETGIAEDSETETFAALKLFIDNPRWKGVPFYLVTGKKLSEKSAQVTIQFKNPAVCNASGKSNPIYELTPNSCANILEIKIQPREGIHLRLNTKKPAVEDQSVVAEMEYCQSCQYSFNTPDAYEKLILDVIKGDSTRFTRWDELALSWYFIDSIDKKSVPLVSYKDESEGPQEADLLLKRDDRTWWFKEKIKRGES from the coding sequence ATGAATACGAATTCTTGCACCATGATTATATTCGGAGCTACCGGGGACTTGACTTTAAGAAAGCTCATCCCTGCCATTCACCAGCTAAAATGGGGTGGGTACCTCCCTGAAGACTTTAACCTGGTTGCCATAGGCAGGAAGCCTAAAGATGATGCTGAATACAGGGAAAATCTTCTTGATGGGATGAAAACACTTACCAATATCCTGGTGGAACAAAGCACATGGGATTACATATCTGAGAGGATTCATTATTTTAAGATGGATTTTTCAGAGGATGGGGAATATGAAAGGCTACATGCGTATTTGGAGAAGAATAAAAAAGAAAATAACTTTTCATCCAATTACCTGTTTTACCTAGCCGTAGCTCCAGATAAATTTGGTTTCATAGTAAAAAACCTCAAAGAAAAAAACATATCTTCAGAAAATGGCAACTGGAGCAGGCTGGTTATCGAAAAACCATTTGGAGAAAATCTTCAGACTGCTTATGATCTAAATGACGAGATAGCCAAAGCATTCAATGAGGAAAACATTTATAGGATAGATCATTACCTAGCAAAGGAAATGATACAAAACATCACCATGCTCAGGTTTCAAAATACGATATTTGAGCCCCTTTGGAGAAACACCTATATCGACAATATTCAAATAAGCGTATTGGAAAAAGACGGTGTTGGAAGCCGCGGTGGTTACTACGATCAAACGGGAGCACTAAGGGACATGGTACAAAACCACCTCCTTCAAACACTTGCCATAACGGCCATGGAACCACCTGCAAGTCTTGGGGCTGATGACATGAGGGATTCAAAGGTCAAGCTTATGAGTGAACTGGTGCTTTTCGACCCTGGTAAATCTAAGACCGATGTGATATTTGGACAATACGAGGGTTATCACAATGAAACAGGAATTGCTGAGGATTCCGAAACAGAAACATTTGCCGCTCTAAAACTCTTTATAGATAATCCCAGATGGAAGGGCGTCCCCTTCTATCTGGTTACCGGCAAGAAGCTTTCGGAAAAGTCTGCCCAGGTTACGATACAGTTTAAAAATCCGGCGGTTTGCAATGCCTCAGGCAAGTCGAATCCCATTTATGAACTTACCCCAAACTCATGTGCCAATATCCTTGAGATAAAGATCCAACCTAGAGAAGGAATACATTTAAGGCTTAATACGAAAAAGCCTGCGGTTGAAGATCAATCGGTGGTAGCGGAAATGGAATACTGTCAAAGCTGTCAGTACAGTTTCAATACCCCTGACGCTTACGAGAAGCTTATATTAGACGTAATCAAAGGTGACTCGACCCGTTTTACCAGATGGGACGAATTGGCCTTGTCCTGGTACTTTATAGACAGTATAGATAAAAAATCAGTGCCATTGGTAAGCTACAAGGATGAGAGCGAAGGCCCCCAGGAGGCTGACTTGCTCTTAAAAAGAGATGATCGAACATGGTGGTTCAAAGAAAAAATCAAACGAGGTGAATCATGA
- a CDS encoding substrate-binding domain-containing protein: protein MAEEQTLTPQEVADLLKITKNTVYQLIKRGDLNSYKVGKKIRIDMSDVEAYKNKDRNIAHVSPGPIQSQIVQGLVKDLGNYQESIKEDALVICGQDICLDILSRYLQLHPQGARSLRSYVGSYAGLYELYNGNAQMATVHLWDGETDSYNIPYVKYMLPATSAVIVHLAKRNQGFYVKRGNPKNVTKWQDLAGKDITLINREKGSGSRVLLDQHLKRLGLDKRNINGYQRESISHLAVASTVSRGGADVGIGNEKAAQQVKGIDFVFLQEERYELVFKKEDMEKPPFQAVLSILRSEDFRLELEGIGGYDLSELGSVTAIT, encoded by the coding sequence ATGGCAGAGGAACAAACACTCACTCCTCAAGAGGTAGCAGATCTATTGAAAATAACTAAAAATACGGTGTATCAGCTCATCAAACGGGGAGATCTAAATTCCTACAAAGTCGGTAAAAAAATAAGAATAGACATGTCGGATGTAGAAGCGTATAAAAACAAGGACAGAAACATTGCCCATGTCTCCCCCGGTCCCATCCAGAGCCAAATAGTACAAGGCTTGGTGAAGGATCTCGGAAATTATCAGGAATCCATAAAAGAGGACGCATTGGTGATATGTGGCCAGGACATCTGTCTTGATATTTTGTCTAGGTATCTTCAGCTACATCCCCAGGGAGCGAGGTCTTTGAGAAGCTACGTTGGCAGCTATGCCGGTCTCTACGAGCTATACAACGGCAATGCGCAAATGGCTACTGTTCATCTATGGGATGGAGAAACCGATAGTTACAATATACCTTACGTAAAATATATGCTGCCTGCCACAAGCGCAGTAATCGTGCATCTGGCAAAGCGAAATCAGGGTTTTTACGTTAAAAGGGGAAATCCTAAAAATGTAACAAAGTGGCAGGATCTTGCCGGAAAAGACATAACCCTTATAAACCGGGAAAAAGGCAGCGGCTCAAGGGTTCTTTTAGATCAGCATCTTAAAAGGCTTGGACTTGACAAAAGGAACATCAACGGCTATCAAAGGGAATCGATCTCTCATCTTGCTGTTGCCAGCACGGTATCCAGAGGAGGTGCTGATGTGGGCATAGGCAATGAAAAGGCTGCTCAACAGGTCAAAGGGATAGATTTCGTCTTTCTCCAAGAGGAGCGCTACGAGCTCGTATTCAAAAAAGAAGACATGGAAAAACCTCCATTTCAAGCGGTTTTAAGCATATTAAGATCTGAGGATTTCCGTTTGGAGCTTGAAGGAATAGGTGGATATGATCTAAGTGAGCTTGGAAGCGTAACAGCCATAACTTAA
- a CDS encoding sulfate/molybdate ABC transporter ATP-binding protein — translation MSLRIDARKNLGDFLLDLKIESSSKRIGIIGSSGSGKSMMLRMLSGLSTPDEGVIMVNDTCLYDSARSINLPARDRKTGFLFQNYALFPNMTLEENIIFSLDKKSLQIPEKISSLIDMLGLDKLRNRYPSQLSGGQRQRAALARALAIDPDILMLDEPFSALDNHLRRQTIDRFVDYLEDYQGIILFVTHNMEEAYRLCDEVVVISKGRVDSIGKREEMFSNPPTRTAAKLAGYRNITPTANLQGGKSRLLNYGIDVERDAAFKPYAILPGRGLSLCSEQEPGTFKAFISDIKESPFSVVVSLEFENGLVPLEWDIKRSLWDGFEKKDLMETLHIGIDTSEIIYLD, via the coding sequence ATGAGCCTTAGAATCGATGCCAGAAAAAATCTTGGAGACTTCTTACTGGATTTAAAAATAGAATCATCATCAAAACGCATAGGAATAATTGGTTCTTCCGGCTCAGGAAAAAGCATGATGCTGCGGATGTTATCCGGGCTTTCTACACCGGATGAAGGGGTTATCATGGTTAATGATACCTGCCTTTACGATTCCGCAAGGTCTATAAACCTGCCTGCAAGAGATCGGAAAACAGGATTTTTATTTCAGAATTATGCGCTTTTCCCCAATATGACTTTGGAAGAAAACATAATATTTTCTTTGGATAAAAAAAGCCTTCAGATTCCCGAAAAAATATCTTCCCTCATAGATATGCTTGGTCTTGATAAGCTTAGGAACAGATATCCCTCCCAATTGTCCGGCGGTCAAAGGCAAAGAGCCGCCCTTGCAAGGGCACTGGCCATTGATCCGGATATTCTCATGCTGGATGAGCCATTTTCAGCATTGGATAACCATTTAAGGAGACAGACAATTGACAGGTTCGTCGATTATCTGGAGGATTACCAGGGAATCATTCTGTTCGTTACCCATAATATGGAGGAAGCCTACAGATTATGCGACGAGGTAGTAGTCATAAGCAAGGGAAGGGTGGACTCTATCGGCAAAAGAGAAGAGATGTTTTCAAATCCGCCAACGAGAACAGCTGCAAAGCTAGCCGGATACAGAAACATCACCCCGACAGCAAATCTCCAAGGGGGCAAGTCAAGGCTATTAAACTACGGAATAGATGTTGAACGTGACGCAGCCTTCAAACCCTATGCCATTTTGCCGGGAAGGGGATTGTCCCTATGCAGCGAGCAGGAACCTGGGACATTCAAGGCTTTTATATCCGATATAAAGGAATCTCCATTTAGCGTAGTTGTTTCACTGGAATTTGAAAACGGATTGGTTCCCTTGGAGTGGGATATAAAGCGAAGCCTATGGGATGGCTTTGAAAAAAAGGATCTCATGGAAACACTTCATATAGGGATAGATACCAGCGAGATTATCTATCTTGACTGA
- the modA gene encoding molybdate ABC transporter substrate-binding protein, which yields MKFKISFFIVPVLFAILSFGCTSATNGSNGDINLTISAASSLKDALDEVIDSYKAIHDDVNIIANYGSSGSLMSQINEGAKVDLFISAAQSQMDALHDRGLLLEETRSNILQNSLVFIIAKGKPTITLDDIKTEDLETIAIGETNSVPAGQYAKEAFEKLGLYEDMEDKLLFAKDVRTVLRWVESNNVQGGIVYSSDASISDKVEISFTIPPESHAPITYPAAVIKDSSSEDVAKVFLDYLRGEEASEIFEYFGFQTAK from the coding sequence ATGAAGTTTAAAATATCTTTTTTCATTGTACCGGTGCTGTTTGCAATCTTATCATTCGGATGTACATCTGCGACTAACGGATCTAATGGGGATATCAATTTGACTATATCGGCAGCATCCAGCTTAAAGGATGCCCTAGATGAGGTCATAGATAGCTATAAAGCTATACATGACGATGTAAATATCATTGCTAATTATGGGTCCAGCGGTTCACTGATGAGCCAGATAAATGAAGGGGCCAAAGTGGACCTGTTCATATCCGCAGCCCAAAGCCAAATGGACGCACTTCACGATAGAGGGTTGCTCCTAGAAGAAACAAGATCAAACATACTCCAGAATTCACTGGTTTTTATAATTGCAAAAGGGAAACCAACTATAACCTTGGATGACATAAAGACCGAAGACTTAGAGACAATCGCCATAGGCGAAACCAACAGCGTTCCGGCGGGACAGTATGCAAAGGAAGCCTTTGAAAAGTTGGGTTTGTACGAAGATATGGAGGACAAGCTCTTGTTTGCTAAAGACGTCCGCACGGTACTAAGATGGGTCGAATCCAACAACGTCCAGGGTGGAATCGTCTATTCATCCGATGCATCCATAAGCGATAAAGTTGAAATTTCCTTTACAATTCCACCTGAGAGCCATGCTCCTATAACTTATCCGGCAGCTGTCATAAAAGACAGTTCTTCAGAAGATGTGGCAAAAGTGTTTTTAGATTACCTTAGAGGAGAAGAAGCATCTGAAATTTTTGAATATTTTGGTTTTCAGACTGCAAAATAG